The bacterium DNA segment GCGGAGCGGCTCGACCTCCACTACCCGGTCCACCATCTGGAACGGGTAGCGGTGGGGCAGCTTGGCGAGGATGCCCTTGATGTCCATTATACCGGGCGGCATGGGTCGCGACCTCCCCGATTTATTGTTCCGGCGGGTGAGGATAATTTTCAAAGTATTTTACCACAAAGGGCGCGCCCTGGGCGGTCCCGGTTTCGTTCCATACGGCGGCGTCCCCTCACGATCTCTTGCGTCTTCATGTCGATGTCTCGAGAGCCGTTAGGGCGGCTCGGTGCCAGCGGGCGATGTACTTGTCGGAGAGGTGCTCGGGGCGAGCCGCGAGGTAGTCGAGGCACCAGCACACAAGGCCATCCCAGGCGTCGTCGGGATCGACGGAGCGCAGCGACCAGCCGAGCTCGCCGAGCGTCCAATTCGACTTCGCAGCGTTTCGGAGCATCGACGTGGTCACCCAGTTGGGCTCGTCGTCGGAACCGCCGCGCGCGACCGGCACCACGTGATCGATGGTCGGGAAGAGCTCCCAATACGCGATGTGGCAATCGCTCATCTTCCAGTTGGGATGAGCAGGAAACTCCTCGGGCATGACCTTCGAGAGCAGTCGCAGGGTCGCAGGAAAAACGAGGCGCGCGCCGGAGTAGCGGTCGGTGAAGCGGTCACGCAAGAACACGCGCATCGACTGAAGCTCCGTGTACTTGCGGCCCGTGTTCGCGTGGCGAATGAAGGGATACTCGGCAACGGCAATCGCTCGCGCGGTGTCGCAATCCTCGCGGAGCAGAGCGCCGCAGACCCGCGCGACGACGTCGGCCGGCCCTAGAACGTCAGCCCGCATCCTTCCAAACCTCCTCGGCGAGCTCGCCGAGCACGCTCGCGAGCTTCCCGTCGAAGACCTTGTTGAAGCGCGCGAAGCCCCCCTGGGACTTGAACTGCCCCCGGTCGAGGGACTCGCGGTCGACGACGGTTTCGATCTTCACTTGTTCGGCGGCGGTCGAGCCACTTCGACTGTGGCTCGGTGAACTTGTGCGCCTTACGAAGCCGCTGGATGGCGCGGTCGGCGGCTCCGGGGTCACATGAGCTCCGCCCGGATTTTACGCGCCAGCCCCACGTTGGTGGTGTGCCCTCCCTTGATGCTGATGACGTGGGCCCGGAGCGTCGCGCCCACCAGGGTGAGGTCGCCGAGGAGGTCGAGGACCTTGTGACGGACGAACTCGTCGGCGAAGCGCAGGTTGTCGTTCAATATCTCCTCATCGCCGATGACGATGGCGCAGGCCAGCGAACCGCCGCGGATCAGCCCGGCGCGGCGCAGGGCCTGGACCTCGTGGAGGAAGCAGAAGGTGCGGGCGGGCGCTATCTCTTCGGCAAACCGACCGTCCTCGACGCTGAAGTCCAGGTACTGGCTTTGCAGCACGGGGTGGTCGAAGTGGAGGGCCAGGGAGACCCGGAGCGGTCCGGGATGCGGCAGGACGAGCATCTGGGCCGTGCCGATGTCATGGACGATGGGCCGTCTGGGCTCCAGGTAGCGCCGCGGGGCGTCCTGCTCCACGCGGCCCGCGTCATTTAACGCATTCGCGAAGGGCAGGGCGCTCCCGTCGGTTACGGGGGGCTCGCTGGAGTCCACCTCGATGACCGCGTTGTCTACCCCGCAGCCGGAGAGGGCACTGAGGATGTGCTCCACGGTGTGGACCTCCACCTCGCCCGACCCCAGGGTCGTGCCCCGGGAGGTGTCCGTCACGTAATCGGCGAGGGCTTTTATCTCGGGCTTCCCGGGCAGGTCCACCCTCCGGAAGAGGTAACCCGTCTCCGCATCGGCGGGCAGGTACCGCATCCGGCAGAGATTACCGGTGTGGAGACCGATTCCCGTCAGTTCCACCGTACGGGCGATGGTCCTCTGCTTTTCCGCGTTATCCGCCACCGCGGGCCTCCAGCTCCGCAATCCGCCTCTCGAGCTCCCCGATCCTCTGCATGAGCGCCCGGTGTTCCCGGCGCATCTCGGGCAGGTCGGAGAGGGCGGCCTCGATCTTGGCCGCGCGTCGA contains these protein-coding regions:
- the lpxC gene encoding UDP-3-O-acyl-N-acetylglucosamine deacetylase, producing MADNAEKQRTIARTVELTGIGLHTGNLCRMRYLPADAETGYLFRRVDLPGKPEIKALADYVTDTSRGTTLGSGEVEVHTVEHILSALSGCGVDNAVIEVDSSEPPVTDGSALPFANALNDAGRVEQDAPRRYLEPRRPIVHDIGTAQMLVLPHPGPLRVSLALHFDHPVLQSQYLDFSVEDGRFAEEIAPARTFCFLHEVQALRRAGLIRGGSLACAIVIGDEEILNDNLRFADEFVRHKVLDLLGDLTLVGATLRAHVISIKGGHTTNVGLARKIRAELM
- a CDS encoding HNH endonuclease, with the translated sequence MRADVLGPADVVARVCGALLREDCDTARAIAVAEYPFIRHANTGRKYTELQSMRVFLRDRFTDRYSGARLVFPATLRLLSKVMPEEFPAHPNWKMSDCHIAYWELFPTIDHVVPVARGGSDDEPNWVTTSMLRNAAKSNWTLGELGWSLRSVDPDDAWDGLVCWCLDYLAARPEHLSDKYIARWHRAALTALETST